In the genome of Hymenobacter taeanensis, one region contains:
- a CDS encoding L-threonylcarbamoyladenylate synthase, producing MTTKFFREEVEAAVDALLLQQVILYPTDTVWGLGCDAEVPEAVKKIYELKNRPAEKAAIVLVADEQMFARYAAAVPANLPELLAAQQRPTTYVVPAGHRVAPNLLAPDGTVGLRIVQNDEFCQKVLRRLGHGLVSTSANLSGEPSPAIYAEVNPQIVRGVDYVVRWRQEDTTRAQPSRVVRLLPDGGLEILRD from the coding sequence ATGACAACGAAATTTTTCCGGGAGGAAGTGGAGGCAGCCGTTGATGCTTTGCTACTGCAACAAGTTATACTCTACCCCACTGATACGGTGTGGGGGCTGGGATGCGATGCAGAAGTGCCGGAGGCCGTCAAGAAAATATATGAGCTGAAAAACCGCCCCGCAGAGAAAGCAGCCATTGTATTGGTGGCCGACGAGCAAATGTTTGCCCGATATGCCGCCGCTGTGCCGGCTAATTTACCGGAACTACTGGCTGCTCAGCAGCGGCCTACCACCTATGTAGTGCCCGCTGGGCACCGGGTGGCGCCCAACCTGCTGGCGCCTGATGGTACGGTAGGGCTGCGCATTGTGCAGAATGACGAGTTCTGTCAGAAAGTGCTACGCCGGCTGGGGCACGGGTTAGTGTCAACATCTGCCAACCTGAGCGGAGAACCTTCGCCAGCCATATATGCAGAGGTAAACCCGCAGATAGTGCGTGGAGTTGATTATGTGGTGCGGTGGCGGCAGGAAGATACCACGCGGGCGCAGCCCTCACGAGTGGTAAGGCTGCTGCCAGATGGTGGCCTGGAAATATTGCGGGACTAA
- a CDS encoding CCA tRNA nucleotidyltransferase — translation MKTPQLPDLPLFRTIAEAAGELQYPAYVIGGYVRDLALERQSKDVDVVCVGDGIQLAQAVGKRLPNRPRVTVFKNFGTAMLPTPEIELEFVGARKESYRAESRKPEVEPGTLEEDLARRDFTINSLGLSLNPDDFGALVDRYDGMGDLQRRIIRTPLDPDITFSDDPLRMMRAVRFATQLNFDIEPDTYDAIARNKDRIKIVSQERITVELNKIIMAPKPSYGFKLLFQSGLLQLIFPKMAQLHGVEKVGQHAHKDNFYHTLQVLDNVVAAGGDLWLRWAAILHDIAKPATKRYDKRVGWTFHGHEDKGARWVPNIFTDLKLPLGEEMRQVQKLVRLHLRPIALVKEIVTDSAVRRLLFEAGEDIDRLMLLCRADITSKDHQRVARYLRNFDVVEQKLKEVEEKDHLRNFKPVITGEIIMSTFNLTPSRTVGELKEALLEAILDGKVRNEYGEAFALLLELGQRKGLTAAQA, via the coding sequence ATGAAAACCCCGCAACTGCCCGATTTGCCCTTGTTCCGAACGATTGCCGAAGCAGCCGGTGAACTACAGTATCCGGCGTACGTGATTGGTGGCTATGTGCGGGACCTGGCCCTAGAGCGCCAAAGTAAGGACGTGGATGTGGTGTGCGTGGGCGATGGTATTCAGCTGGCGCAGGCAGTTGGCAAGAGGCTGCCAAACCGGCCCCGCGTTACGGTATTTAAGAACTTCGGGACGGCTATGCTACCTACCCCGGAGATTGAGCTGGAGTTTGTGGGGGCGCGCAAGGAGAGCTACCGCGCCGAAAGCCGCAAGCCGGAAGTAGAGCCAGGTACACTAGAGGAAGACTTGGCCCGCCGCGACTTTACCATAAATTCATTAGGATTAAGCCTCAACCCTGATGATTTTGGGGCCCTGGTTGACCGCTACGATGGCATGGGCGACTTGCAGCGCCGTATCATCCGCACCCCCCTTGACCCCGATATTACCTTCTCCGATGATCCGCTGCGTATGATGCGGGCGGTGCGGTTTGCCACGCAGCTCAACTTTGATATTGAGCCGGACACTTACGATGCCATTGCACGTAATAAGGACCGCATCAAGATTGTGTCGCAGGAGCGGATTACCGTGGAGCTGAATAAGATTATTATGGCTCCCAAGCCTAGCTATGGCTTCAAGCTCTTGTTTCAGAGTGGCCTACTGCAGCTCATCTTCCCGAAAATGGCTCAGTTGCACGGGGTAGAGAAGGTAGGGCAGCACGCCCATAAAGACAACTTTTACCACACCCTGCAAGTGCTTGACAACGTGGTAGCGGCGGGCGGCGACTTATGGCTGCGCTGGGCGGCTATTCTGCATGATATTGCCAAACCCGCCACCAAGCGCTACGACAAGCGCGTGGGCTGGACGTTTCACGGCCACGAAGACAAAGGAGCCCGCTGGGTGCCTAACATTTTCACGGATCTAAAGCTGCCGCTGGGCGAAGAGATGCGTCAGGTACAGAAGCTGGTGCGCCTACACTTGCGGCCCATTGCCCTGGTGAAAGAGATAGTAACCGATTCGGCTGTGCGTCGCCTGCTATTTGAGGCCGGCGAAGACATTGACCGGCTGATGCTGCTGTGCCGTGCTGATATTACCAGCAAAGACCACCAACGAGTGGCTCGCTACCTCCGCAATTTTGATGTGGTAGAGCAAAAGCTAAAGGAAGTGGAGGAGAAGGACCACCTGCGTAACTTCAAGCCCGTTATTACAGGAGAGATTATCATGTCAACCTTCAACCTAACGCCTTCACGGACTGTAGGTGAGCTGAAAGAAGCGCTGCTGGAAGCTATTCTCGATGGCAAGGTTCGTAACGAGTATGGGGAAGCGTTTGCGCTGCTACTAGAGCTTGGCCAGCGCAAAGGACTAACTGCAGCACAGGCCTAG